In one window of Haemophilus parainfluenzae DNA:
- the rodA gene encoding rod shape-determining protein RodA, which yields MEEKVPLCLRLWQRLHIDFLLFIGLVAITAYGMLVLYSASGASEVMFQNRIIQVILGFTVMIIMAQLPPEFYQRLAPYLYLMGFIMLILVDAIGTTSKGAQRWLDLGFIRFQPSEIVKLAVPLMVAVYLGNRPLPPKMSETFIAIAIIIIPTLLVAIQPDLGTSILVSASGLFVVFLAGMSWWLIISTILGLAAFIPIMWIYLMHDYQRMRVLTLLDPEKDPLGAGYHILQSKIAIGSGGISGKGWMQGTQSQLEFLPEPHTDFIFAVMSEEHGMIGFLILMAIYLFIIIRGLMIAVNAETSFGRILAGATTLIFFVYIFVNIGMVSGILPVVGVPLPLFSYGGTSYVAIMASFGLVMSIHTHKPRFMKGN from the coding sequence ATGGAAGAAAAAGTACCTTTATGCTTGCGATTATGGCAACGTTTACATATTGATTTCTTATTATTTATTGGGCTCGTTGCTATTACGGCTTACGGTATGCTTGTGCTTTATAGTGCATCAGGTGCCAGCGAAGTGATGTTTCAAAATCGCATTATTCAAGTCATATTAGGCTTTACTGTCATGATCATTATGGCACAGCTACCCCCAGAATTTTATCAACGTCTGGCACCTTATTTATATTTGATGGGTTTTATTATGCTAATTTTGGTTGATGCTATCGGTACCACAAGTAAAGGAGCTCAACGTTGGTTAGATCTCGGATTTATTCGCTTTCAGCCTTCTGAAATTGTAAAGCTCGCAGTACCATTAATGGTTGCCGTCTATTTGGGTAACCGTCCATTACCCCCTAAAATGAGCGAGACTTTCATTGCTATCGCAATAATTATCATACCTACCTTACTTGTAGCCATTCAACCAGACCTAGGTACATCAATTCTCGTTAGTGCATCAGGCTTATTCGTGGTATTTTTAGCCGGGATGAGTTGGTGGCTTATTATTTCTACTATACTTGGTTTAGCAGCCTTTATTCCCATCATGTGGATCTATTTAATGCATGACTACCAACGCATGCGTGTATTGACCTTACTTGATCCAGAAAAAGATCCGCTTGGAGCAGGTTACCACATTTTGCAATCTAAAATTGCCATCGGTTCAGGCGGTATATCTGGAAAGGGGTGGATGCAAGGAACACAATCCCAATTAGAATTTTTGCCTGAACCGCACACTGATTTTATTTTTGCCGTAATGAGTGAAGAGCATGGAATGATTGGTTTCCTTATTTTGATGGCGATTTATTTATTTATTATTATCCGTGGATTAATGATTGCAGTTAATGCAGAAACTTCTTTCGGGCGTATTCTTGCTGGAGCAACCACACTGATTTTCTTTGTTTATATCTTTGTAAATATTGGCATGGTAAGTGGCATTTTACCTGTTGTAGGAGTACCTTTACCACTCTTTAGCTACGGCGGAACTTCATATGTCGCTATCATGGCAAGTTTCGGTTTAGTGATGTCTATCCATACGCATAAACCTCGTTTTATGAAAGGGAACTAA
- a CDS encoding septal ring lytic transglycosylase RlpA family protein translates to MIFKNFLKTTALFTMVISSSLSAFADTKKMYGIQGDSLSIATTIQTPKSYQVNGKTYTTQGDEAKSYSKEGMASYYHHKFNGQKTANGEHYDSTGYTAAHKTLPLNSYAVVTNLRNNRKVIVRINDRGPFSQKRIIDLSHSAAKELGIISRGTGQVRIEALHVNRKGLISGAGVKTLAKHAKTKEAIRRLVSNKHKKEKKSQLKHHKECKNCLKTKTTHSIAQKKSKKHEHKARIKR, encoded by the coding sequence ATGATATTTAAAAACTTTTTAAAAACGACCGCTCTTTTCACCATGGTCATTAGCTCAAGCCTCTCCGCTTTTGCCGATACTAAAAAAATGTATGGTATCCAAGGCGATTCATTATCAATTGCCACAACCATTCAAACACCGAAAAGCTACCAAGTGAATGGTAAAACCTACACTACACAAGGTGATGAAGCAAAATCTTACTCCAAAGAAGGAATGGCAAGTTACTACCATCATAAATTTAATGGACAGAAAACTGCGAATGGTGAACACTATGATTCAACAGGTTATACGGCTGCCCATAAAACCTTACCATTAAATTCATATGCAGTAGTAACAAACTTACGAAACAACCGTAAAGTTATTGTTCGAATTAATGATCGCGGTCCGTTTAGTCAGAAACGCATCATCGACTTATCACATTCTGCAGCAAAAGAATTAGGTATTATATCCCGAGGAACTGGACAAGTGAGAATTGAAGCTCTCCATGTTAATCGCAAAGGACTAATTTCAGGCGCAGGCGTAAAAACACTTGCTAAGCATGCGAAAACAAAAGAAGCAATTCGTCGCTTGGTATCAAATAAACATAAAAAGGAAAAAAAATCACAACTCAAACATCACAAAGAATGTAAAAATTGCCTCAAAACTAAAACGACTCATTCTATCGCACAAAAAAAAAGCAAAAAACACGAACATAAAGCTCGTATTAAACGATAA
- a CDS encoding serine hydrolase: protein MLKQSTKLKKLALLTALMATSTFVAAEDIQYGIAIPEINAQTYILMDYNSGAVLSSLNPDQRQYPASLTKMMTSYVIGEALKQGKIHNEDMVTIGESAWGRNFPDSSKMFLNLNQQVSVGDLNKGIIIVSGNDACVAVAEHISGTVANFVDTMNKYVQQFGLKNTHFTTPHGLDDPNQYSTARDMAIIGAHIIRDLPEEYKIYSEKEFTFNKIKQPNRNGLLWDKSLNVDGMKTGHTSQAGYNLVASATNASNMRLISVVMGVPTYKGREVESKKLLQWGFANFETLKTYKANEEISTQSVYYGDKGEVKVGVLQDGFITVPKGKQADLKARYELDNKYLQAPLAKGQVVGKIIYQLDGKDVATVSLQALEDVQEGGFLGKGWDWLVLTVKGLFD, encoded by the coding sequence ATGTTAAAACAATCTACTAAATTGAAAAAACTTGCCTTACTCACTGCATTAATGGCAACTTCAACATTTGTAGCAGCTGAAGATATTCAATACGGTATTGCTATACCCGAAATAAATGCCCAAACCTATATTTTAATGGATTATAATTCTGGAGCCGTATTATCATCACTGAATCCAGATCAACGTCAATATCCAGCCTCATTAACCAAAATGATGACTAGCTATGTGATTGGCGAAGCTTTAAAGCAAGGTAAAATTCATAATGAAGATATGGTCACTATTGGCGAAAGTGCTTGGGGTAGAAACTTCCCTGATTCTTCAAAAATGTTCTTAAATTTAAATCAACAAGTATCCGTCGGTGATTTAAACAAAGGGATTATCATTGTTTCAGGTAATGATGCTTGTGTAGCAGTGGCAGAACATATTTCTGGTACCGTTGCGAACTTTGTTGATACTATGAATAAATACGTGCAACAATTTGGCTTAAAAAATACCCATTTCACTACACCACACGGTTTAGATGATCCAAACCAATATTCAACTGCTCGTGATATGGCGATTATTGGTGCACATATTATCCGCGATTTACCTGAAGAATATAAAATCTATTCAGAAAAAGAATTTACTTTTAATAAAATTAAACAGCCTAACCGTAATGGTCTATTATGGGATAAAAGCCTTAATGTAGATGGCATGAAAACGGGTCACACAAGCCAAGCTGGCTATAATCTCGTTGCTTCTGCAACAAACGCAAGCAATATGCGTTTGATTTCTGTTGTCATGGGCGTACCAACCTATAAAGGTCGTGAAGTAGAAAGTAAAAAACTCTTACAATGGGGTTTTGCTAACTTTGAAACCTTAAAAACCTACAAAGCCAATGAAGAAATTTCAACACAATCGGTTTACTACGGTGATAAAGGAGAGGTAAAAGTTGGTGTATTACAAGATGGATTTATTACCGTACCCAAAGGCAAACAAGCTGACTTAAAAGCACGTTACGAATTAGATAACAAATACTTACAAGCACCTTTAGCAAAAGGCCAAGTGGTGGGTAAAATCATTTATCAATTAGATGGTAAAGATGTCGCAACCGTGAGTCTTCAAGCATTAGAAGATGTGCAAGAAGGCGGCTTCTTAGGTAAAGGTTGGGACTGGTTAGTGTTAACGGTTAAAGGACTATTTGATTAA
- the ybeD gene encoding DUF493 family protein YbeD, with amino-acid sequence MANENDYEKLKELMEFPATMTFKVTGINRENLAQDLIAVVQKYLPGDYIPKEKRSSKGTYNSVSIDIVAQNFEQIETLYKELAKVEGVKMVI; translated from the coding sequence ATGGCAAACGAAAATGATTATGAAAAACTGAAAGAATTAATGGAATTTCCTGCTACAATGACTTTTAAAGTAACAGGCATTAATCGCGAAAATTTAGCACAGGACCTTATTGCAGTGGTACAAAAATACTTACCGGGTGATTATATTCCAAAAGAAAAACGCAGCAGTAAGGGCACTTATAATTCTGTTTCAATTGATATTGTGGCACAAAACTTTGAGCAAATAGAAACACTTTATAAAGAGCTTGCTAAAGTTGAAGGCGTCAAAATGGTTATCTAA